The Rosa chinensis cultivar Old Blush chromosome 7, RchiOBHm-V2, whole genome shotgun sequence DNA segment AAAATATGATTAATGAAACTCTTCATTtttaagattaaaaaaaaaaaaaacctactttaggtctttaggtatcatttgtaGAAATTACATAATTGttctctgataaaaaaaaaaaaaaaaaaaaactgaaaagatatggcaaaattgaaaaaagaagaagacagatTGTAATTTTAGTTAAAAGTtgggggcaaaactgtcattcCACTGTTACATGAGCAATGATGAACAGTGAATTCATCTTTAGTATTAtgtataataatataataatgtGCTTattgaaataataataataataataagaacaaCAACATGTGTGATGTGTGAACTTCATTGCATTTGTCAATGTAGAAAATTTGCAACcttctttactttttttttttttaaaggaagacGTCACACCTTTAATATAACTAAAATGAGGTAATTATATAGTATGACTTACCCAAGAGTGCACGTCAATATCAAGTCATGCAGGCTACCCTAAAACAATCTAATGAAATCACCATAGTGATAGGATCTAAAACCAAACTCTAAACAATGTTAGagtaagaaagaaaagaaaaaaaaaccataacTTAATCAACGAAACCTGGAGCCTCCCTACACAGAGGGGGCAAAACCGTCTTTTCTAACAACGACCTGAGTGTTACTAAGTCGTACTGTTCCTAAGCTACAACACCATAGAAAATCTGATATAATTTGCTTGCAAAGTTATACCTACTTTTCAATTTGGCATTTTAGTGCACAGTGACCAACTAATTACTCTATTCATTGCTTTTTTCTTTGGAGAACAAATCTATTCATTGTTTAAACTTCACTATGCGGTGAACTGGTGAAGTACCTGCAACAAAGCTTTGGGACATTACATGAAGGGATTCATACATTGAAGTATTGGACCCTAATTTGGGCCATGGAATATCTGCCCAAGTTTGTGCCTTACCCAATATCATTAGAGCCGAAGAAGAAGCTCCATATGAGGACTCTCTTTTCGTGGGCTGATGTACGATGTGACTCTCCTTTGAGCCTATGCCCTGGCCTTTGGGCCTAAGAAAGCAGTGTTCCCCACCATTTAGCGATTTAGCTATTGGTATGGTGAAAAGTGAAAAGTTTCCACCCCCTAACGGACTTTATATAGACGTTCAAGTTTCCCAATGAAAAATGGCTAGCTCAATGTACCAGTAAATTTCATATTGTACCCGGTATTTAAAGGGTTCTTaacccaaagcactaaaattGGCTAAAAGTATCGCACTTACTccgcaacaaatttttattcctactCACCATGTTTAaagcaaaatgacaattttacccttaaattaactaattaattacACATGCCCTCTTTCTCCATGATCTGCTCTGTCTCagagccctctctctctctcccccgacCTCCACATCCGGCGCCGCGTCGATCAACTTCAACGGCGAGTTCTTGTCGAGATTCTAAACCCGATCGTTCATTTAGATTCCCAGCGATGGAGCTGCACGTGCTATAACCAAAATCTCCGGCGATGGAATCGGAGCGCTCGTCACGAACGCCGGGACGATCTCTACGACCATCCTTCCTCTCACTCTCACCTCGATCTCTCCCTCACCACCGCCGTCAGATTCAGATTCGCCGCAGTCATTTCGTGGTCTTAGTTTCAGCAACAGTATCCTTGGCTGATTGAAAGGTATCTGCAACTGCGGTAGCTATTTTACCCACAAAGCCGGCAGCCCCTGTATTTCCAGAATTTGCTCCTCCATCGTTGATCTCATGAAGCATTTCCACCTTCTCCTTTACGGGTTCTTTGTCTTCTCTTGCCGGTGATCGGAAATCCACTTTGTCCACCTTAATCTCCACTCCACCTTGCTCGTTCACACCTTCAGTTCCTTTTGAATTATTCATGTTGCAGCTTTGAAATATGAACTCGGATGAACAACGCAACGCCttggtttattttatttttttggtcaaagcAAAGCTTTCGTTGGTATGCGGCCATCTGGGTATGTTAAGTTTTGGGTTACTgacttttgattaaaaaaaagccACATTAATTCTCACCTTGAAGCTTTGCTCGGCTCTATGTTGAAAAGTCAAAATCTTATCCAACAAAGGACATTCAAGAAAAGAAGTGAAATTGAACAGTCATGGCAtgacctttttttcttttttttccaataAAGTTTGACTGAGCTTTGTAGATCaatagaaaaaaaaggaaaaaattattggagggcaatagactttTAATAAAGGTCTATTTGGGGGgtcaatagacgttttgaattgatataatcttctcgttttttttaatctattggggggcaatagactttttgaattgatataatcttttcgttttttttaatcaaagttttatttgtctaaatttagagaGATTAGTTCCAATTCCAgagactgaaagttctattggggggggcaatagacgtctattggggggcaatacacggctgatagacgtctattatggagcaatagatatctattgggggcaatacagggctgatagacgtctactggagagcaatagacgtctattagggggcaatagacgtctattggggagcaatagaggtctattgcccctctattgggggaaATAAACATTTCtggtgaggttttcagaaattcCGGTGGGTGGCGGCCGATGactggattccggcgaccgattACTGGAATatggcggccggtgaccggattccggcgactgGTCACCAGAATCAGGTGAaagttgaccggattccggcggccggtgacggggctccagtgaagtcccctatggtttctctctcttccattttctctctctctctctctctctaagtaacaaaggtgagggtaaaatggtattaaaaagaaaataaaaacaaacaaaaaaatcttaatgagatattagggaagacctccttagagtgttttgggtaaaagaGAATTTAAAAAActaaatggggtaagtgggaaaaaaaatctctaaaaatgtggtaaatagacaaaaacccataaataaataagttattcgatttgaattttatctttagaaaaaaaaaattgacatcaAGCACTCTCGTGCCTCTCAATGACTGCACACCCAAAGTCCcaaatcatctctctctctctctaccaagTCTTTCATTAGAAGAGCTTGAAATAGATTAACACCCAAGCTAAGCTATATATGAGCAAATGattctccctccctccctcgtGACGAAGTCTTTCAATTAGAAGAGCTTGAAATAGATTAACACACAAGCTATGCTATGTATGAGCAAATGACTAAAAAATTTATGACTAATGGTGACCGCCACTTCAAGAAACCCATAATCTAATGTTCCAAATGTTGAAATCTTCAACACCTAAAGTCCCAAATGAAAATTCTACAATTAGATGAATCATCTAAGAAAGAAACTTTTTGATGGAGAAATTCTTAGTCAGACAATTGATAAAAATCATCAATGATTTTAAAGTTTATATAGAATTGGATCGTATGGGCACTAAGGAGAGATCAATGTTGAAGGTTGGAACAATATGATGGAGAGTTGGTGGGGGAAGGGATGAAGATTGTTGGGTACAATTATGGCATTAAAAGTGGAAATTAGATGACTATTTTTTAAATGCTGTCTGCTAGATATATTTACATATTTGATGGATTCATCCAGCaagaccccaaaaaaaaaatagtcaatTGAAACTTACTACTACTAGTATAGTCGTCTTCTTAATGCTAAAAGGTAAGTGGTAAAACACCCTTAATTTGAAGCGTGTTTCTAGCTACTTTCTAGGGTGTCTTGTGGAAATGCCTGACCAGAAGACTTCGGAGGGTGAATTCTGGGTAGTTATCGTCAACAATATTATCCGGAATGATGTATTGTTGTTAATTGGTTGATATATTATCGTTTTGTTTGGTAGAAATATTGGAAGGAATCATATGACTAATTAAACATTGGAACACTTGATTTCCATTGGTTAACTACTACCTAAAATTTTTAATATGGTTAATCCCATTAGCCACGTCTAACGTACTCTCGTATTTTTATTTCCACCTCTCATCTTCCTCGTGGTATAAACTGATAGAATTCCTAGCTCACTGATCGAGCTGAGCTCATACCCAACGTTGGAGTGTCGGACTTTACAAAAGCCACATTTTAAGGTTGAAACGGATAATATCCTATAATAATTTGTTAATTTTATGAAAATGGCGGAGAGCTGGTCAATTAGCTTGTCTGTTAAGAATTAGTACAGAATATAATCCAACTCTTTACCTGCTTCTGAATACTAAGGAGTTAATTATTTTGAGTTACTACCTGCCTCCTTGGACGTGGCAAATCCAAGACTAGTTCAATTGTATTTCTCTCCATCTCTTCCATCTATAAATAGGCATTTCCTCCATACAAGATTTTCATCAACCTCGATTCAATTCTCTCTTATACAAAACACTATCATAGACGAGTATTGCGATCACGATATGATGAAAGGTGCTCATTGCCCTACAGCTGCTGCTTTTGCCCTATTGGCATTGGCAACCTTCCACCTCGTCTCTGCCTTTGATCCTAGTCCTCTCCAAGATTTCTGTGTAGCACTTAACACCACCAACACTGATATTTCTGCTGGTATATAGTAGTCACTAGCATATGTACATATCATATTTCCCATATATATGAGGATTATATGATTAATTTTCGTATTTGCATTCATGCATTCATGCATGCATGTTCTGATATGATGTTCCATATTGTAGTGTTTGTGAATGGGAGATTCTGCAAGGACCCAAAGATGGTAACACCAGAGGATTTCTTCTTTTCCGGGCTCCGGATGCGCGGAAACACATCAAATCCGCTTGGTTCCATCGTCACCCAGGCGAATGTGCAGCAAATAGCAGGACTGAACACTCTTGGGGTATCCCTCGCTCGCATAGACTATGCACTTGGTGGACTAAACCCTCCTCACATCCACCCTCGGGCCACGGAAGTCCTTATGGTCATGGAAGGCACTCTCTACGTTGGCTTCGTCACATCCAATGATAACGGCAACCGCCTCTTCAGCAAAGTGTTGTACAAGGGAGATGTGTTTGTCTTCCCATTTGCTCAAATTCACTTCCAGCTTAACATCGGAAAGGTCAACGCCATAGCCATTTCCAGTTTTAGCAGCCAGTTTCCTGGtgtcaccaccatagccaatgCAGTGTTCGGCTCCAACCCTTCAATCAACCCTGATGTTCTCACCACCGCCTTCCAAGTTGACAAAAATGTCGTTCAGTATCTCCAGAACCAGTTCTGGTATGACAACAATTAAGAAGATGCTGGCCATATGTCCCATATTATACGACACATAATCTAAGCTTAATACAAAATAAGACGGCAGTTGCTTGTGTATTGTACCTCTTCCTTGATCATTGGAAGTTGATTATTAATAAACACTTGCATCGTATAAAAGGGCTGTGTGTTTCTATCTCTAAATCGCTTGCAGTTTAGACAATCGCTTGCAGTTTATAATTCATTCTACAAAAAACAAACAACTCTACCAAAGAGAATCAAATGAGAGGCTTATATAAGAATTCTCATTGAATTGAGATTGAGAGAAGTTTTCATCTCATATGAATCAGTGACTGGATAAAAACTCCAAACTGAGAACGCTATTTACAGATCATGTATTCTGTAAGATATTTACAACATTATCAGGAGGCAGCTAAACTGATAACACTACACTACCTTTCTTCAGTAACGCTACAGTACCTTTCCAAATCCCTGAAAGAGTTGCGTTATATTCTGAGGCATTCACATGCATCCTGGAAGGAAACGCTAtctatacatgtatgtgtaacaaaaaaaaacaaaaaaaaaggttggtCACCCTTTCTGCCTACCTGAGGTTAGATGTTACCTTGAATGTAGATAAGCTTAATGGGGAACTGACACTAGTTTAATTATGAGTTGTTAAAATCAGTTACAGAAAATTTCAATACGTCGCAGCTAGCGCCGCCTAGAGAGGAAGAACTCATAGTCTGGATGCCTGTTTACAGATGTCATACTTCCTTTGCTCACAACAGCTCTTGACACAAGAGATGCCGTCTCCTCAAGTGTCCTCAAACGCTCCTCCAGTATTTCACAAGGGTTAAAATTTGATAATGTTGTCTGTGCTGGTGCTGATGAGGGCCTTAACTGGAACCAGCATTCACTCTGTTTGTTGACATAAAGTATATATTTCAAATAAGCTGCACAGATCTAACAGTATGCTTGAATTACATGTTAAAATACACTGCACAATATTTCACAATCTCTGTACCATTAACAACCTGAGCGTTGTAACTCTGAAGACCCACAACTGGAGATACAATACAGTCATCCACACTACGAGACTCAAAGTTGGCATTTCTACGAACCAGACAACCAAGTGAATGGTAGGTCAAAAATGCTGCACGGAAGTTACCATCAGGTATCCTATAAATAGGATACCATGCCACTGAATACCTGAAAATCAGATTGCACTTGAAAGTTACATGCTATTTAGAAATTTAAGGAACTCAGAAAAGCTGATCTTTTTGTACTGTTCATTCATCAGTGTCAATTGCATTCCCCTTGAAACTCTTTAACTAGTAATTATATTCATTTTAGCTATGAACCTAACAGGGTCAATTACAAacaatattgattaatttacaATGTAAAGGTCTGAATCTGTTTGTATTACTAACCAAGATCTGGGATGTAGATCATTTAGATTTATAGAGTCTAGTGTAGTTGGATCGCCATACACTTTTGAATGTGAATGTCCATCACCTCTAACCAGCTCCTTTATCCTGAAAGGGAGGGAACAGAATAAGATCATCTGAAAGTACAGGTCAAAATAAAGTTCATAAGGATCATCACAGATCCAAAAAGTAGATACTTACACAAACATGCATAGTTGCGTACTGACAGATGCTCAATATTATAGTAACTGAGAAACACAAAAGAAATCTCTGATTTGTGCCTACTATCTTAAAAAACATTTCCAGCAGGTAGAAAAACATTCAAACATATGATGGGAGAATAAACAATAAAGTAAAACTGTGGatataaaacttaaaaaaaaaaaaaatcttacagTATATGGTATTAACACGTGCTATGCTCATACCACAAAATGTCAAATCAATATGATATCCATCGACTAGACAGTTAAATGTACTTACGGGAAGTGCTTTTATATAAATGAGTTTCCAACTAAAATGAAATTTGAGACAATAGATGTACATGTATTTGATTTGTTCTGCACAACTACTCTCTTAGTAACTCATCAGAATATAAAAATCCATTGATTCAAAACCCCATGTCTATGTCTCTACAAAGGCTGCTTTAAGTACCGATATGGTATTGCTAAATCATGTTATTCAATGACCACAAATTTCAGTAAAAAGTGTAATAATACTTACTTGTCATATAGAGGTCGTCTTTGTTGAGGTTGTTCATATTCAAAATATTCTAAAAGTAGCTCTAAATCACTGAAACCTGTTGTGTCAGCTGATTGAACAGGTACATCTTTGGCAAAAGCTTCTGGAATACCCAGTTCGTTTACAAGTGGTGGGATGACTGCATCTTCCTTGCAATCAAGATGAGAAAAAAGTAGTGAATATATTGGAAGACTACCAATACTAGAGGATTTTCTGGATATCTCACCACTCCAGCATGAGCTTAACACTTGATGATTATGAAGTCTATTGTCAACATCTCCAGTACCAGTACTCCTAACATTCCTGAAAAGCTGAATTCCTGACAAATAAGGGACAAAATAAGCACGAAATGCTAAACGATCAGCACCCAATCTCTTTGGACTCCCAGGTTCCTCAGCCCTTATTTCCAGCCCATAGCTCCCATATTTCTCATACCACTCCCATAGGCATCCTAAAGTGATATTTGGTGTCTCATGTCTGCACAATGACACACCACCAACCTGGTCAACCTGGTTGCATGGACAGCAAGTGTGACAACTTGTGTGGCTAGGTGATTGATGGATAACGGGAGATGAATAATACAGAAGTCTTTCAAATTCAGCAATTGGATGACCACTGGTCATTTGAACAGCTTCAGATGCCAGCTGTGCCCTACAAGCATTATTTACTGCTTCTAATACTCTGTTTGAATAAGCTTCAAAAGCATTTAGACCTTTGGATACATCATAACTATTCACATAGTTAGCTGCATGAAGCTTGTTGTTGGTCACCTCTTCAACTGCATTTGATGTAGGAAGCCTGCCCTCTGTGTCATCAGAAGAACGAGTTACATGTCCAGAACCCTGAGCCATGGACTCAACTGCAGCTTTAGAAACCACATTGCCTTTAACAGTGTCTTTAATCGTCCATCTCTTAGAAGCTCCCTCATCAGAATGTTCAAGCGATGAACTCTCAGATCTAGCAGAGCCTGCCAACTCAGAGTCCTTCAACCCGATTGGCATCCACTTGTGTGTAAGAGATCCAGAACTACTCCGGTTTTGCTTGCTGCTTTCTGCAAGAGGGATTTGTCTCTGTACTTCTTGACTTGCTGCATCATGAAGTAGATGAGGAAGGTAGACTGAAGATTGCACCTGAAGCAGACTTGGTTCCTTCCAGGAATTGCATGTTTTTTGCATTGAGCCATCCTGATTTCCTACATTTTGATTCTTCATGCCTGAGACGGTTTTACACACATTTTCAAGATGACCAATCTCATTTGGACAGAGTTGCATGCTTTGAACTGATACGGAGTTCATGCATTCTACTTTTCTGCTCTGGAATCCAGCCGTTGGACGACTAGGTTTCTTGTCCTTCGCCTGAGACAAGATATCTGATATATCACTCTGATCCATCCGAAGCTTCAAAGAACCATCTGAGCCAGCCAAGCTAGCATGAGATCCCTTCCTGGAATAACAATTGTATTCTCGTTTCAATGCTGgagcattttttcttttcaactttTTTGAGACCTTATCTTTTTGCTGTTTCCTATTTTCACTCTTCAAAAAGACATTAACATCAACAGCATTGCAGGTTTTATTGAGCATGGGAGCCCCTCTCAAAGGGAGATCAAGCCTTGAGTAAACAGAACTTGCTTTCTTCAATTCACCAGTGCAATCATTGGCATCATTCTTCAGGACCCTTTGCCAGACCCCTGTACGCATATTCCCAACACTACCAGATTTGGGAACATTTGCACTCCGTTGTCCTACTTTGTTTTGTCTACTTCTCTTGTTAGGCACAACAAATTTCATGTCACTACTACTGCCAAAATCATGAGTACCCTGCCCTGCGTCCTCAGTGTGATTATAGGTGTTTACAACATCATTCAGTGACCTTTGACGAGTAAAATATCCCTTTCTAGAACTCAAATCCGCTGGGTCAGATATATCTGTGTTGTACATTTCCTTCTCAGCATGTTTTTCGTCATGACCAAGATTAGTACTACCATCACTGTTTGAGCCAATTGAAATTGAATCCAAAACGTAGGAGTCATGCATCTCAGAGTAACCTTTGGTATAGAGATCATTGTAAATGCTTGCCTTTGTACGCTGAATAGCCTCCACCCCATCTAAGATGGGAAACGCAGAGTCTTCCAGTACAATATGATTTTCAAAATTACTCACAGTGCCTACCTCATCACTGGAATTCTTAGAATCTAGCAATGAAATTTCTGGTGCAGTTGAAGATGGTGCTGGTCCATCCCCGTCCTTGTTACCACAGGTTTCAGAAGCTGAGCTTACATTGCCATATTCCTCAGAAATCACTTCGTGGTCAGTAGAGCCAACATTGCATGAAACTTTCTTGCTCTGCTTTCCCTTCTTTCTActcttctttcttgaacttctcTTCACATTGCcgtctatttttctattactaaCCACATCTGAGGATTTAATAGTATTAGAATCATTTAGGATCATAGCTGAGGGATCATTGGAGGTTAATGACTTCTGAAATTTTTTGGAAACATTCCATTTGGTAGCTTTATTTACTAAGGTCTTATTTCGATATTGGTGTCTCATAGTTGAACCAGTAAATCTTCTATTTGTAAATGACTTGACTGAATAAGCAACATCCATGGGAGGACCCTTCTGCATCTTCTGTCGATTAAACTTGAAATGACTAATCGGTGGTGAGTAAACAAGACGAAGACTTTCCATATTCACCACAGCATCCGATACCAAGTTATTTATATTATCATTACATTGCAACGGTAGTGCCACAATTCTCCATTGTCCGTCAGGTTCAAGGGAAAGGAATTTAAAGATAGCACACCTGATCAATTAAAATAGGAGATACAATAATAGTCATTCCCTAGGCATAACACAGGAAGCAGGAAATGAAAAATTGAACAGCCACTAATGATCTTAGCAATGGCCATCAGACACTGATTTTATTTAATGAATCTTTTGATACATAACCATTCTAAGTATCCAATGCTCAGATTTCACAGAAATGAGGAACTCCAAGAGTTGCAATAATCAATTGTTCCTAGAGTATTTCTTTCTACTGTTTACGCTAACCTACTCCAACATCACTAATTTTAGATCTGCTACCTTTTGCTGGGCCACTAGAACGATTTCACTGTTTGTTTCTCAAATCCCAGAGAAATTGGCACAAAGGAAAAGCTGGGAGATTCTGACAGGACCTATTTTATTGTATTATGCGTTTATATGTTTCAAACAAGCATGATGTATGGTATTGACAACTAAGAAATATGCAAAACCATCAGAGAAAAGAGGTACAGAGCTCAACAATCAACTTCACCAGACAGAAAACATATGTACTAGTTCTATTGAATTAGTTTCACCACATAGCAGTGACAAACAAGCAATCGAGCAGTGACAATTAAAATGGCCTTACCTATGATCGGAGTTCCTCCATGTGACAGAAGGCACTTCACATTCCTGCAAAAGGTACCAGTCCAGAATAACTAGATGCTTTCCATAACCGAAAATGAAGTATATCCAAATTAATTTGCAAAATAAATATGCATTACCTCTGAAGATATCCTGAAACTACTTTGTTCTTTCCTTGATAATGAATCTCTTCCTCTGTCTGCACCTTTCTGGAAATCACTATTAGCTCTTGGAAGGGCACAATGCATCTTTTGCTGTGCCTGTCCACATCATTGGCACAGAATATAATCACggctaaaacaaaataaaaataaaacaacaacaCCAAGTTAATTCAATCAATATTATGTCTACCCAGTCTTATCCATATTGGGTTGATTGATCCCATAAAGGGCCAACCTTTATCTATATTGGGTTGATTAATCACATAAAGGGCAAACCTTTATATACTAACTCAGCAGAAATTAAGAAATTGAAGGAACAATAAACCAAATGTTCATAATCACTCAGAAATAAGTGAACCCAAGTACCTAAAGCCGTAGAAGGTGAAGATCTGCAACTGATAAGAATGAGTCAGAGATGCTTAATCACTTGTAGGCTCGAACATGCAAAAGCCATTGCTTCAGAAAAGGAATGGCTTAACAAAAGGATTGAAATACAGAGATACATAAAAGGAAGAAGAACCTAAAATGGCTTTGCCCACAATCCAAAACAGTAAGAGATTGAATTCCACCAGAAATGAAGAGGCCAGTCAAAAGAACCCCAATTAAAATTAGACAGAAAATCCAGCTAAATATATccccctaaaaataaaaaaaaataaaaaaaaaaataggaaaaGAGGCTGCATGGTCATTTTTTGCTCCATGTATGAGCACCTTCAGTAATTGACTACAAGAAACGAAGTTGATTCAAGAAATGGACCTGAACCTTTGATCATGAATCTTGTGCTAAATTTGACTACAACCCATAAATCAAAACCACCAAATGAACTATCTATAAATTTGAAAACGTTGCAGAGAAAAGCTCCCCAAATTTAGCTGTGGGTTTAAGACAGCGAGAATATATAGCAACAGCTAAAATTACTTGGCTTTAGAAGTGAAACAGCTAAAAATTACTCTGTATTTCCCAAATTTAAACTTACCGCCCAGTCCATTCActtctatttgtttgttttcttttctctcggCAGTCACCGGAAAGTTGAGAAACATAAATCCGACCGACGCGAAATAATTCAATACTGTACCAAATttctgaaataaaataaaataaaaaaatacatgCCTGTATACCTTCTTTCCACGGTTATCCAACTATAatgtaaataaaattaataatgaTATTCATGCTTATGATTGTGTTTTTTTATATATTCAAATTCAAGCTTATGAGCAGTATCATTTGGTCTACTGGTATAATCTCCTCTTTGTAAGTAGGAGGTTTTGAGTTTAACTCACGAAATACTAATATTAATTTTAATAGTTGTTGATGCTAATGTTTCTTTTGAGATGTGGCTTGCAATTTGAATCCATCTCATATGGCTATCGTTTAGTGTAATTTCTCATACCTATGAATGTTGTGTTATAAGATGATGATGAATAATGTTTAAGGTGTGGCTATTGTCACCATAACATTTTATTAGTTTACCCTACAAGGCTACAAACATttgatttatttaaaaaatatctTATCCAAGTACAAAAttactaataagtacactaattttctaaaatccaaatctttaaccaattaattaaatacaaatactacttaatttctcatttgataacattaatcttcatttctctacccaatttgaatttattactatttttttgtcttttttttttttcctccttagCTTTCGTTATtgaattcacaaaaccattagtgttaacttcatcaaaatcctTGCAATACCCTTTTATGAAcactgaaagtaaaaatttagggtttaggacaaacattattaatatatatttttttttatcaaaagaggTTAGCCCATTATAtatattcagcaagcagtacaaaaacgaaacacctcTATGaagtcgacagaaagaatcgtccCTTAGGGAACCCTAAACACTTATTCTAAAACAAGAATAAGACCCATGACACCCCCGGCCAGTACACCCACTTTTTAGGAAATCCACGCACCTTTATtccaaacaaagatcaaaatcctCCGAAGCAAATAGTAAAATGAATCCTCAGAGAATATGATCTTTGCTACTTGATAAATAACTAAAAACTAGGAGTGGAAGTGACAAATCACCTTCCATCCCCTCCAAAAATATGCAAACCAAGCAGGCCTTTGCCCAGCCCCAAACTAGAGCCCAACAATTATGCCGTCGCCGCCGCCTTCTTGAAAGCCGCTGCCATCTCCACTGAAGCTGCCACCCCCATAGAGACCACCACTGCCACTGTTGCACAAGTTCCCTTGGGAACTCTAACCACCGCCGTATTAACCACCATCAAGGACAGATTGGTTAATCGGATCTGATACCCAGCAACTCAGTCCCCCCAATGAGAAGAATCCATccaccatcaccatcatcagATCTATGCGATCCCTGGCAAACCAACGTGACCAATCACCGCCCCAAAATGCGGACCAAACACCGGTACCCGCCCTTGCCTCCATTCTCCGCAAAAAACCCACATCATTAACATATCGTTCCAACCTCAGATCGGTATTATA contains these protein-coding regions:
- the LOC112176027 gene encoding uncharacterized protein LOC112176027 isoform X3, producing MHCALPRANSDFQKGADRGRDSLSRKEQSSFRISSEECEVPSVTWRNSDHRCAIFKFLSLEPDGQWRIVALPLQCNDNINNLVSDAVVNMESLRLVYSPPISHFKFNRQKMQKGPPMDVAYSVKSFTNRRFTGSTMRHQYRNKTLVNKATKWNVSKKFQKSLTSNDPSAMILNDSNTIKSSDVVSNRKIDGNVKRSSRKKSRKKGKQSKKVSCNVGSTDHEVISEEYGNVSSASETCGNKDGDGPAPSSTAPEISLLDSKNSSDEVGTVSNFENHIVLEDSAFPILDGVEAIQRTKASIYNDLYTKGYSEMHDSYVLDSISIGSNSDGSTNLGHDEKHAEKEMYNTDISDPADLSSRKGYFTRQRSLNDVVNTYNHTEDAGQGTHDFGSSSDMKFVVPNKRSRQNKVGQRSANVPKSGSVGNMRTGVWQRVLKNDANDCTGELKKASSVYSRLDLPLRGAPMLNKTCNAVDVNVFLKSENRKQQKDKVSKKLKRKNAPALKREYNCYSRKGSHASLAGSDGSLKLRMDQSDISDILSQAKDKKPSRPTAGFQSRKVECMNSVSVQSMQLCPNEIGHLENVCKTVSGMKNQNVGNQDGSMQKTCNSWKEPSLLQVQSSVYLPHLLHDAASQEVQRQIPLAESSKQNRSSSGSLTHKWMPIGLKDSELAGSARSESSSLEHSDEGASKRWTIKDTVKGNVVSKAAVESMAQGSGHVTRSSDDTEGRLPTSNAVEEVTNNKLHAANYVNSYDVSKGLNAFEAYSNRVLEAVNNACRAQLASEAVQMTSGHPIAEFERLLYYSSPVIHQSPSHTSCHTCCPCNQVDQVGGVSLCRHETPNITLGCLWEWYEKYGSYGLEIRAEEPGSPKRLGADRLAFRAYFVPYLSGIQLFRNVRSTGTGDVDNRLHNHQVLSSCWSGEISRKSSSIGSLPIYSLLFSHLDCKEDAVIPPLVNELGIPEAFAKDVPVQSADTTGFSDLELLLEYFEYEQPQQRRPLYDKIKELVRGDGHSHSKVYGDPTTLDSINLNDLHPRSWYSVAWYPIYRIPDGNFRAAFLTYHSLGCLVRRNANFESRSVDDCIVSPVVGLQSYNAQVVNE